A genomic window from Plasmodium chabaudi chabaudi strain AS genome assembly, chromosome: 8 includes:
- a CDS encoding DNA mismatch repair protein MSH2, putative: MEDETKLLVSLISELRNSIRYVGICIYSSTTNEFSLSEYIENDHFTTLESILIQTNPDSLIYLPCNNILDNKRIKLICNLCEIKLCELNKDIFQTMSIETDLEKLIKVNDDVKNYVSFLNLTLGCKALSSIIKYLNLLNEDSAINKCTLKWYNISKYVKLDKAAICSLNINTYISKEQKNNAGGSHQILSQKHGGNTMTLYKFLNKCKTKIGERKLLKWIMHPIRDEKKINQRLDMVEIMNDDQALRSMIQADYLRKICDLDLIIKKLKIANNIVKNSNMSDNYGAIHNRSYGNSNNKCTIEDLVKLYDTVVASKNIYYALNEYKNNTHKKNNKKTLEEHFIIPLESIIISLTSFLKLIELTVDFDQVIKNQFLISPNFDDNLMALSKEKEEIYKQILHHRAEVEEDINYLKRGDSKSKNNKNYSSNNSGMKEDVKLIDCNTNVFLFRSVKKDIVFIQQRKKTYNQVRVNKNEILFNTNKLRELCKQYQYVLHSYNISQEQLANKAIEVASSYWEPFNKLSKIISQIDIFCSFAYVISQCLSTYVRPIVEQNGKILEIRNSRHPLVEANYLQTKNFIPNDIYMDKENNRLNIITGPNMGGKSTYIRQIAIISLMAHIGCFVPSTYAKIPIFSQIMCRIGSSDIQLKGISTFFSEMIEVSAIIKNADSDTLVIIDELGRGTSTYEGFGISWSVANYLLNNIKCLCLFATHFHEISNLEDEYAAVSNNHVSAKIDEVKKKISFLYEIKKGFADKSYGVHVAQIAKLPQKVIDKSFEKSKELESIENKHYFKNKLKSNNDNNSIEYDQAKTEMHNKCEASLKEIFKANNEQEFISLFKKNKHLLVELLGNDNFSSL, translated from the coding sequence ATGGAGGATGAAACTAAATTATTGGTTAGTTTAATATCGGAACTTAGGAATAGCATTAGATATGTAGGAATATGCATTTATAGTAGCACAACGAACGAATTTTCGCTATctgaatatatagaaaatgatCATTTTACTACTCTAGAATCAATATTAATCCAAACAAACCCTGattcattaatatatttaccatgtaataatatattagataataaaagaataaaattaatttgtaatttatgtgaaataaaattatgtgaattaaataaagacaTTTTCCAAACTATGTCTATTGAAACAGATTtggaaaaattaataaaagtaaatgacgatgtaaaaaattatgtatcttttttaaatttaacaCTAGGATGCAAAGCATTATCtagtattataaaatatttaaatttattaaatgaagatagtgcaataaataaatgtacaCTAAAATGGTATAATATTagtaaatatgtaaaattaGATAAAGCAGCTATTTGctcattaaatataaatacgtatatatcaaaagaacagaaaaataatgcaGGAGGGTCTCACCAAATACTTTCGCAAAAACATGGTGGAAATACTATGACtttgtataaatttttaaataagtgtaaaacaaaaattggGGAGaggaaattattaaaatggatAATGCATCCAATAAgggatgaaaaaaaaataaatcaaagaTTAGATATGGTTGAAATTATGAATGATGATCAAGCTTTGCGATCTATGATTCAAGCAGATTATCTTAGAAAAATTTGTGATTTAGATTTgatcattaaaaaattaaaaattgccaacaatattgtaaaaaatagtaatatgTCTGATAATTACGGAGCTATACATAATAGGTCATATGGAAAttctaataataaatgcaCCATTGAAGATTTGGTAAAATTGTATGACACTGTTGTAgcatcaaaaaatatatattatgcattaaatgaatataaaaataatacacacaaaaaaaataacaaaaaaactTTGGAAGAACATTTTATAATCCCATTAGAATCTATAATCATTAGCTTAACTTCATTCCTAAAATTAATAGAATTAACTGTAGACTTCGAtcaagtaataaaaaatcaatttttaatttcgcCAAATTTTGATGACAATTTAATGGCCCTATCGAAAGAGaaagaagaaatatataaacagaTATTACATCATAGAGCAGAAGTCGAAGAAGACATTAATTATCTAAAACGAGGAGATAGTAAATcgaaaaataacaaaaattatagttCTAATAATAGTGGGATGAAAGAAGATGTCAAATTAATAGATTGTAACActaatgtatttttattcagatctgttaaaaaagatatagtatttatacaacaaagaaaaaaaacatacaaTCAGGTTCgagtaaataaaaatgaaatattattcaatACAAATAAGTTAAGAGAATTATGTAAACAATATCAATATGTATTACATagttataatatatcacaAGAACAGTTAGCTAATAAAGCTATTGAAGTAGCTAGTTCCTATTGGGAaccatttaataaattatcaaaaattatttctcaaatagatatattttgttcttttGCTTATGTAATATCACAATGCTTATCTACATACGTTCGACCAATTGTTGAACAAAATGGAAAGATACTTGAAATAAGAAATTCAAGGCATCCCTTAGTTGAAgcaaattatttacaaacaaaaaattttataccaaatgatatatatatggataaggaaaataatagattaaatattatcacTGGCCCAAATATGGGAGGAAAAAGTACATATATAAGACAAATAGCTATAATATCCTTAATGGCACATATTGGATGTTTTGTTCCAAGCACATATGCAAAAATACCGATCTTTTCTCAAATTATGTGTAGAATAGGTTCATCAGATATTCAATTAAAAGGAATAtctacatttttttccGAAATGATTGAAGTATCagcaattataaaaaatgctgATAGCGATACATTAGTTATTATTGATGAATTAGGAAGAGGAACATCAACCTATGAAGGATTTGGTATTAGTTGGTCGGTTgctaattatttattaaataacataaaatGCTTGTGCTTGTTTGCAACTCATTTTCATGAAATATCAAATTTAGAGGACGAGTATGCAGCTGTCTCAAATAATCATGTGTCCGCAAAAATTGatgaagtaaaaaaaaaaatatcatttctttacgaaattaaaaagggaTTTGCAGATAAAAGTTATGGGGTACACGTAGCACAAATAGCGAAACTACCCCAGAAAGTTATTGACAAATCATTTGAAAAGTCAAAAGAATTAGAAtctattgaaaataaacattattttaaaaacaaactTAAAAGTaacaatgataataattcaatCGAATATGACCAAGCCAAAACTGAAATGCATAACAAATGCGAAGCAAGCTTAAAGGAAATATTCAAGGCAAACAATGAACAAGAATTTATTtcactttttaaaaaaaacaaacacTTATTAGTTGAATTACTTggaaatgataattttagTTCCTTGtga